A single region of the Rattus rattus isolate New Zealand chromosome 8, Rrattus_CSIRO_v1, whole genome shotgun sequence genome encodes:
- the Cilp gene encoding cartilage intermediate layer protein 1: protein MAATKTWVLSFLVLEVTTVLGRQMMLTQSSRRVQPVKRTPKILTKPVNSQESPGEWTAWFNIDHPGGQGDYERLDAIRFYYGERVCARPLRLEARTTDWMPAGSTGQVVHGSPREGFWCLNKEQRPGQNCSNYTVRFLCPPGSLRRDTEHIWSSWSPWSACSAACGHTGVQTRTRTCLAQTVSLCNEATEEGQLCMSQACTACDLTCTMGQVNADCDACMCQDFMLHGAISLPGGGPAPGATVYLLAKAPKMLTQTDSSGRFRVPGLCPDGKTVLKVTKSKFAPIMITVPKTSLKSATINAEFVRAETPYIVMNPETKARRAGQSVSLCCKATGKPSPDKYFWYHNNTLLDPSLYKHQSKLVLRNLQQDQAGEYFCKAQSDAGAVKSKVTQLTVIAHDEAPCNPTPESYLIRLPHDCFQNATNSFYYDVGRCPIKTCAGQQDNGIRCQDAVENCCGISRTEEREIQCSGYTLPTKVAMECSCQRCAETRSIVRGRVTAADDGEPMRFGHVYMGNNRVSMTGYKGTFTLHVPQDTERLVLTFVDRLQKFVNTTKVLPFNKKGSAVFHEIKMLRQKEPITLEATETNIIPLGEVAGEDPVAELEIPPKSFYKQNGEPFTGKVKASVTFLDPRNISTATATQSDLNFINDEGDTFPLRTYGMFSVDFRDEATSESLNAGKVKVHLDSTQVKMPEHVRAMKLWSLNPNTGLWEEEGDFKFESQRRNKREERTFLVGNMEIRERRLFNLDVPESRRCFIKVRTYRSERFLPSEQIQGVVVSVINLEPRTGFSSNPRAWGRFDSVITGPNGACLPAFCDDQSPDAYSVYVLASLSGEELEAVESSPKFNPNAIGVPQPYLNKLKYRRTDHEDPRVKKTAFQISMAKPRPNSAEESNGPIYAFENLRACEEAPPSAAHFRFYQIEGDRYDYNTVPFNEDDPMSWTEDYLAWWPKPMEFRACYIKVKIVGPLEVNVRSRNMGGTHRQTVGKLYGIRDVKSTRDRDQPNVSSACLEFKCSGMLYDQDRVDRTLVKVIPQGSCHRASVNSMLHEYLVNHLPLAVNNDTSEYTMLAPLDPLGHNYGIYTVTDQDPGTAKEIALGRCFDGTSDGSSRIMKSNVGVALTFNCAERQVGRQSAFQYLQSTPARSPATGTVQGRVPAMRQQRASRGGLRRRGSMAPLRFSGVAQQPLSN from the exons ATGGCAGCTACCAAGACCTGGGTACTCTCTTTCCTGGTCCTTGAAGTCACCACCGTGCTGG GGAGACAGATGATGCTTACCCAGTCATCGAGAAGAGTCCAGCCTGTGAAGAGGACCCCTAAGATCCTCACCAAGCCTGTTAACTCCCAGGAGA GTCCTGGAGAGTGGACGGCTTGGTTTAACATCGACCACCCAGGTGGGCAGGGTGACTATGAGCGACTGGATGCCATTCGATTCTACTACGGGGAGCGCGTGTGCGCCCGTCCCCTCCGGCTAGAGGCTCGGACCACTGACTGGATGCCTGCGGGCAGCACTGGCCAGGTGGTCCATGGCAGTCCCCGTGAGGGCttctggtgcctcaacaaggaaCAGAGACCAGGCCAGAACTGTTCCAATTACACAGTGCGCTTCCTCTGCCCACCAG GGTCCTTGCGGCGAGATACAGAGCATATCTGGAGTTCCTGGTCTCCCTGGAGCGCGTGCTCAGCCGCCTGTGGTCACACCGGGGTCCAGACCCGTACCCGCACCTGCTTGGCACAGACAGTGTCACTATGTAATGAAGCCACCGAGGAGGGACAGCTCTGCATGAGCCAGGCCTGCACAG CTTGTGACCTGACTTGCACCATGGGCCAGGTAAATGCTGACTGTGATGCCTGCATGTGCCAGGACTTCATGCTTCACGGGGCCATCTCCCTCCCTGGAGGTGGCCCAGCTCCAGGGGCCACTGTCTACCTGCTGGCTAAGGCACCAAAGATGCTGACCCAAACAGACAGCAGCGGAAGGTTCCGAGTTCCTGGCTTGTGTCCTGATGGCAAAACCGTCCTGAAAGTCACCAAGAGCAAGTTTGCCCCAATTATGATCACAGTGCCCAAGACTAGCCTGAAGTCAGCCACCATCAACGCAGAGTTTGTGAGGGCAG AGACTCCATACATTGTAATGAACCCTGAGACGAAAGCACGTCGGGCTGGGCAGAGTGTCTCTCTGTGCTGCAAGGCCACAGGGAAACCTAGTCCAGACAAGTACTTCTG GTACCACAACAACACATTGCTGGATCCCTCCCTCTATAAACACCAGAGCAAGCTGGTGCTGAGGAACCTGCAGCAGGACCAAGCAGGGGAGTACTTCTGTAAGGCGCAGAGTGATGCTGGGGCTGTGAAGTCCAAGGTCACCCAACTCACTGTCATTG CACACGATGAGGCTCCTTGCAACCCAACCCCAGAGAGCTACCTTATCCGGCTGCCCCATGATTGCTTCCAGAATGCCACCAACTCCTTCTACTATGATGTAGGCCGCTGCCCCATCAAGACCTGTGCAGGGCAGCAAGACAATGGAATCCGGTGCCAAGATGCCGTGGAGAACTGCTGTGGTATTTCcagaacagaggagagggagatccAGTGCAGTGGGTACACACTGCCCACCAAGGTGGCCATGGAGTGCAGCTGCCAACGATGTGCAGAGACACGGAGCATCGTTCGGGGCCGGGTCACTGCTGCTGACGATGGGGAGCCCATGCGCTTTGGCCACGTGTACATGGGGAATAACCGTGTGAGCATGACTGGCTACAAAGGCACATTCACCCTCCACGTCCCCCAGGACACGGAGAGGCTGGTGCTCACGTTTGTGGACAGGCTGCAGAAATTTGTCAACACTACCAAAGTGCTGCCCTTCAACAAGAAGGGGAGCGCAGTGTTCCACGAGATCAAGATGCTTCGGCAGAAAGAGCCCATCACGTTGGAAGCCACGGAAACCAACATTATCCCCCTGGGAGAGGTGGCTGGTGAGGATCCTGTGGCTGAACTGGAGATTCCACCCAAAAGTTTCTATAAGCAGAATGGGGAGCCCTTCACGGGAAAAGTAAAGGCCAGTGTGACCTTCCTGGATCCTCGGAATATCTCTACGGCCACAGCCACCCAAAGTGACCTGAACTTCATTAATGATGAAGGAGACACCTTTCCCCTTAGAACATACGGGATGTTTTCTGTGGACTTCAGAGATGAGGCCACTTCGGAGTCACTTAATGCTGGCAAGGTGAAGGTCCACCTTGACTCGACCCAGGTCAAAATGCCAGAGCATGTGCGGGCCATGAAACTCTGGTCGCTCAACCCAAACACGGGTCTGTGGGAAGAGGAAGGCGATTTCAAATTTGAAAGCCAGAGGAGGaacaagagggaagagagaaccttCCTAGTGGGAAATATGGAGATCCGTGAGAGAAGGCTCTTTAACCTGGATGTCCCAGAAAGCAGAAGGTGCTTCATCAAGGTGAGGACTTATCGGAGTGAGAGGTTCCTGCCCAGTGAGCAAATCCAGGGGGTTGTAGTCTCAGTGATCAACCTGGAGCCCAGAACTGGCTTTTCATCTAACCCCAGGGCCTGGGGCCGATTTGACAGTGTCATCACAGGGCCCAAtggagcctgcctgcctgccttctgtgaCGATCAGTCCCCTGATGCCTACTCTGTCTATGTTTTGGCAAGCCTTTCTGGAGAAGAACTAGAGGCAGTTGAGTCTTCTCCTAAATTCAACCCAAATGCAATCGGTGTCCCTCAGCCTTACCTCAACAAACTTAAATACCGTCGGACAGACCATGAGGATCCACGGGTTAAAAAGACGGCTTTCCAAATCAGTATGGCCAAACCAAGGCCCAACTCAGCTGAGGAGAGCAATGGGCCCATCTATGCCTTTGAGAACCTTCGGGCATGCGAGGAGGCACCGCCCAGTGCAGCTCACTTCCGGTTCTATCAGATCGAGGGGGATCGCTATGACTATAACACAGTTCCTTTCAATGAAGATGACCCTATGAGCTGGACTGAAGACTACCTGGCATGGTGGCCCAAGCCAATGGAGTTCAGGGCCTGCTACATTAAGGTAAAGATTGTGGGGCCACTTGAGGTGAATGTACGATCCCGTAACATGGGCGGCACCCACCGGCAGACTGTGGGGAAGCTCTATGGGATCCGGGATGTGAAAAGTACTCGGGACAGAGACCAACCTAATGTCTCATCTGCCTGTCTGGAGTTCAAGTGCAGTGGAATGCTGTATGACCAAGACCGTGTAGACCGCACATTAGTGAAGGTCATCCCCCAGGGCAGCTGCCATCGAGCCAGTGTTAACTCTATGCTGCACGAGTACCTGGTCAACCACCTTCCCCTGGCAGTCAACAATGACACCAGCGAGTATACTATGCTGGCACCCCTGGACCCTCTGGGCCACAATTACGGTATCTATACTGTCACTGACCAGGACCCTGGTACAGCTAAGGAGATTGCGCTTGGCCGGTGCTTTGACGGCACTTCTGATGGCTCCTCCAGAATCATGAAGAGCAACGTGGGAGTCGCCTTGACCTTTAACTGTGCAGAGAGGCAGGTAGGCCGCCAGAGCGCCTTCCAGTACCTCCAAAGCACCCCGGCCCGGTCCCCAGCTACAGGCACTGTCCAAGGAAGAGTACCCGCCATGAGGCAACAACGAGCAAGCAGGGGTGGCCTACGCCGGCGTGGAAGCATGGCCCCTCTGAGATTTTCTGGTGTCGCTCAACAACCTCTGAGCAACTAA